A region of the Streptomyces sp. NBC_00442 genome:
CGACCCGGACGTCTACAAGGTCAAGGACGACCGGCAGATGGTGCTCGACCTGCTCAGGGCCGAGAAGATCATGGTGGTGCACGGGTCCGGATTCAACTGGCCCGAGCCCGACCACTTCCGGATCGTGACGCTGCCGGCGGCGAAGGATCTGGCCGACGCGGTGACACGGATCGGGACGTTCCTCGAGGGCTACAGCCAGATGTAGCCAGAGCCGCCCGCCGCCCGGCCACTACCGGCCACCACGACTGGGCCGGGCTCAACTTTAGACAGAATCTAAGCTAGGATGGCTTCCTGAAACGTTCAGGAGGCCATTCCCATGTACGAGCCGATCCGCACCAAGTCGGTCCACCGCACCGTGGCCGCCGACAGCGAGCGCATCCCGCACCGCTCCCGCGAGGACGAGCTCGACATCCAGCTGGCCGGCCACCTCTCCGCGCTGCTCGCCGTGACCGACGAGCTCGGACTCACCGAGGCCGGCGACGCCATCGCCCGCCAGGTGGCCCGGCTGCGCGGCGGTCTCCCCCCGGTGCGGCACGCGGGGCTCAGCGGCGCCGATGCGAGCGCCCTGCACGCGCGCGCCCACGCGCTGGCCGGCCGCGCTCTGGTCGTCGCCGCCTCGCGCGCCGACACCGCGTCGGCGATCCTGGCCGCGGAGCGCATGGACGCCCACGCCGCCGCCGGCGCTCTCACCGCCGCCTCCTGAGCGGCCCCTGATCGGCCCCGGTCCGCGAGCCGCGGAGGTCTGCGGACCGGGTGCCCCTGAAGTGCGGGGGGGGGCGGGCT
Encoded here:
- a CDS encoding SCO4983 family protein; this encodes MYEPIRTKSVHRTVAADSERIPHRSREDELDIQLAGHLSALLAVTDELGLTEAGDAIARQVARLRGGLPPVRHAGLSGADASALHARAHALAGRALVVAASRADTASAILAAERMDAHAAAGALTAAS